The uncultured Methanolobus sp. sequence GTGTAATCCTTTCATGCCCCGGCAATGAATGAAATAAGTGCAAAGACCATTGCCATCTTAAACATTTTTGATGAACGTGCAGGGTCGTTTTTCCCAAGTATTTCATAAACAGCAACTGCAAAGAGAATGTCTGCAACGGATACAAGAACCAGATAACGAATTGTCATCAATGACTGCAAGTACGGAAGGGGACTCGCCAGAACTGCAACAAGCCCGATAAGTGATGCCAGATATGCTGCTTTTTTTGGGCCGATAATTATGGGCAGTGTTTGTGCTCCGTCTTCCCTGTCGCCTTCAATGTCCTCTATATCCTTGACTATCTCACGGGCGATTGTTGCCATGGTTGCCAGTACAAAGAGGACAAATACGCCTTTAATTCCTCCATGTTCAAAGAAAACAGCTCCTCCGAAAAGGAAAGTTGAACCTGTGAGATAACCCACTGCAATGTTTCCAAGAAGTGCTGTACGTTTGAGAGTGCTCGCGTAATATATGAGCAGTAGCGAGTTTACGAGTGCAATGATTCCGCAGATTGTGTTAATTGATGCTGCGATTACTGTTCCTGCTGCAAAAAGGGTAAGTGAGAAACATAGTGCTGCTTTCAGCCCTATTTTTCCCGAAGGGATTGGCCTTTCAGGTTTGTTGATCCTGTCTATCTCAATGTCAAAATAGTCATTAATGGCGTTTCCTGCACCTGTGACAAAGAAAACTACAAGAAACACTTTTAAGGAATCAAATATGGGAAATGTAATGGAATAAGAATCCGGCGAAATGCTGGCTGAAACTATATTATATGCAATAAAAACTCCTACAAGAGCGGCAATAGCTGCCATAAAGCAGTTGCCTGATCGCATAAGTTTCACATATGCCTGCATTTAATGTTTACCTGTTACGTTTGATTTCCAGCATTCTGTCAAGTGAGATTCTTGCTTTTGCACTGATGTCTTCAGAGACTGTGATCACATGCTGCATATTCTCAAGTGAAAGCAATAAGGAATTAAGATCTATGGCTTTCATTTCAGGGCACACAGTGAATTCTGATGCATTGTAGAACTTCTTGCCTGGATTATCTTTCTGCAGTCTGTGAATGATTCCTCTTTCCGTTGCAATGATAAATTCATCGCCGGCACTTTTGGCATAATCCACCATTCCTGTGGTGCTGAATACCTTATCTGCAAGGTCAACGACATCTCTTCTGCATTCCGGGTGTGCAAGCAGTTCTGCATTTGGGTGTTCTTTCTTTGCTCTGAGCACATCAGTGACAAGTATCTGGTTGTGGGTTGGACAGTAGCCATTCCATGGAATAATTCTTTTGTCGCTGAACCTTGATACATAGTCTGCCAGGTTCTTGTCAGGGACAAAGAGTACTTCATCTTCTTCAAGAGAGTTCACAACTTCCACAGCGTTTGCTGATGTACAGCAGATATCACTCTCAGCTTTTACATCTGCTGTAGAGTTCACATAACAGACCACTGCAGCGTCAGGATATTTTTTCTTTTCTGTGCGTAGTGCTTTGGCAGTCACCATTGAAGCCATCGGACAACCGGCATGGATCTCCGGTAACAGCACAGTTTTTTCCGGGCTGAGGATGGCAGCACTTTCTGCCATGAAGTGTACTCCGCAAAAAACAATTACATCAGCTTCCTGTTCAGTTGCCTGTATACTCAGGCCAAGTGAATCACCTGTGAAGTCTGCAATGTCCTGTATCTCTCCTCTCTCGTAATTGTGAGCAAGGATGACAGCATTGCATTCCTCTTTTAATTTCAGTATCCTGTCAATGGTTTTTTGGATATCCTGCATGAGATCATTACCTTGAATTTGAATTGCTTGCAGGGAAGTAAAACTATCCTGCGTATTATGTTGATATTAATGTTGAGATTATGTGCCAGTCTGGATGGGATTTGACAGCTTTTTCAGGGTCGCTATGGCTGAAAGGGATGCCAGGTAACTGGTTTTTGGATTAGCCGGGGATGGAACATTTTCAACTCTTGTTGTAAATTTGCCAAAAGAACCTTCCACGGCAATTTCATGCACATTACGTGTAAGTGCAGGATTTGCTACTATCTTAACTGTGGTTTTATCAAAACCAATTCCTGCAAGGCTAATAGTGGCAGCTACATTTACATTTGAGGGAAATTCTTTTACCGCTTCACTGGCAGGTCCTTCAAAGATAATCATCTTGCCGGTGATTTTGTCAAGATCGATATTGTTCCTGATAATATAGGGAGCACCCGCAAGTCCTCCGGGTGGTTTCTGGGTTGTGAGTGTGACTGAATATATTTCTTCTGCAGAGGCAGATTTAAGAGCATCGATTCCTGCAATGGCACCCGATGGGAGGTACACTTTGCAGTTGTTTTCTCTTGCAAGCTCTTCTATGGTCCTGTACAGATTTTCATCGGAGAATGCACCAATGCTCATAATCATTACGTCACAATGCGCGTGCAGTGCCGTAGGTATGATCTCATAAACTGCTTTTTGTGAGGCACACTCAACCAGCAGATCCACCTTTTTGACCATTTCAGCAGCCTCTATTACCTGAGGTTTTGAGCTTTTTAAAGTGGACAGGAGTTTCTCAACATCGTCAATATGCCTGTCATAAATGGCTGTAAGCTCTGCTTCAATAGTTCCGTCATCAATGGCTTTGCATATGCTGCTACCTATTGTTCCGCAGCCGATAAGTCCTATCCTGAGCATTTTAGATCCCTGAAAATCAAAGTATGAATACTAGAGTTAGAGTTTGTTGATTACTGCTTATATTGATTGGTTAAGTAGATTTTGCTTATTATGCTGAAAGAATATAAATCCCTTTCACACATATTCACAGATAATATGATGTACACACACGAGATCGAAAGTTTTCTGGAAGAAGACCTTGGTTATAATGATATTTCATGCAAACTTGTTCCTGATCACGACATAGAAGCCATTATTTTCACAAAAGAAGACTGCACCCTTGCAGGAATTGATGTTGCAATTTCCTTCTTTGATTATTTTGGGATAGGATATTCCACTGATTGTTCTAATGGTGACAGAATATCGAAAAACGATGTAATATTTTCTCTGATAGGTAGTTCACTTTCAATTCTCAGGACTGAACGGCTGGTTCTGAATTTCCTTGGACATCTCTGTGGTATAGCTACTAACACGAGCAGATGTGTGGACATAGTGCGCAGGCACTCAAATACAAGGGTTGCATGTACAAGAAAAACAACACCCGGGCTTCGCAAGTATGAGAAAATAGCTGTCATTGCAGGGGGCGGTGACTCTCACAGGTTCAACCTCACGGATTCCATCATGATAAAGGACAATCACGTGAAGATGATGGGTGTGGAAGCTGCCATATCATCCGCGAAGGAAAAAGCAGGTTTTACCCAGAAGATAGAGGTTGAAGTAGAATCGTCTGCGGATGCTCTCAAAGCAGTGCAGGCCGGTGCGGATATTATTATGCTCGATAACATGGCTCCTGATGATATAGTAAAGACAGTTGATCTCCTGAAAAGTTCATTAATCCCTGAACACATTATTATTGAGGTCTCAGGGGGCATCAACATGGATAATCTGGAAGAATATGCAAAGACAGGGGTGGATGTTATCTCCATGGGTTCGCTTATTCACAGGTCACAATGGATAGATGTTAGTCTTGAAATAACCGAAGAAAAGGAATGAACTGAATTTATTGTATTGATTTTTACATAAATTTCAAAAGCAACCGTAATCATAAGGTTTATATTAATAACTGCGTATTTTAGCTGAAAAACAAAATCAAATTCTGTTTATTTGAGGAAAACATGATCCGAGTTACTCGTTTACTGGCTATTTCTTTGTGCATGGTTTTCTTCTGTCTGGCACTGGCAGGAAATGCTGCGGCAGTAGAGATTTATAATGGTACCATTACAACAGGTGATGGTTACCAGTTGAATAATTTCGTAATTGACGTGACAGATGCTTTTCCAAGTGCTGATTCTGCTTCGTTCTATGTATATGAAAATGGTGATGAGGTAGACAGTTTTCTTATAAATGAAGATGATTCCTATGAATTTGATTTTGAAGGTGATGCAGAAGTAACAGTTACTCTCATATCTGTTAGTAGTGGTACGCTTCCTGTAGTCAGGGTATCTGTTGTCGTTAATAATTATCGTGTAAGTAACCTCTTTGAGAGCAGCGTTGTTGACGGAGGGCACGAGTATGCTACATACTCCGGAACACCTGAGCTTGAGATTATAAAATCTGTGGATAAATCAGAGGTCGACGTTGGCGAAGTTGTGCGTGTGACCGTCACCGTTGAAAATACCGGTGACGATGATGCTGTGGATGTTGTTTTTTCAGATCCTCAACAAGCTAAATTTATTTTAGTTGACAATATTCTTGGCGATCCAGGGAAGATTGATGTGGAGGACGGTGATTCTCCTAAAAAAATATATGTCTATGATCTGAAATCAACTGAAGCCGGTACATTTTCATTGAGTGCGGTAACAGCAAGTTTTACGAATGAAGCAGGCCTGGATTTTGATGATGCATCTTCAAATTCACCAACAGTGATTGTAAACGCAGGTGAAGACCTTGTAAATGCTGATCTTGAATTTACAACAACTCTTGATAAGTATACTGTAAACCGGAATGAGGATATTCAGGGTACCATCATAATAAAGAATAATGGCGATGCTCCGGCAACAGCTGCGACGGTTACTTTTATAGTTCCGGATGGTCTGGAATTCCAGAGTGGTTCCGATATTGAGGTAATATCCGGCGTTCCTACTATCTATCTTGAATCCTTTGGTGTACAGCAGGAGAAAGAATTTACTTTCACATTAAAAGCTGCCGAAGTTGGAACATATACACTTTCCATGGAAAACAGTTATCTTTTTGACAATGGTGTCGATGCGCAACTCGAAGAAGTTGCATCGGAGTCTGTTACAAACAAAATTTATGTTGTTAAAGGGGAGTACGACTATCTTTTCGAGCAGCCTATATATATCTATGTATTACCCCTGGTAATTATTGGTGCTATTGCGGGATGGATTTATTACAGGCACAAACAATATAAGTTCTGATACAAGAGTTACAGTTAATGTAAGCAGGATTTATCACAAGATTTATCTGATTATAATTATATTATCATTCGGAGGAATTATTTGCTCAACATACTCATCGTTGGTAACGGTCAATGCGGAAACCGCATACTGGATGCTATAAACAGAGAAGCCTTCGGTAAAAAAAGCCGTCTTGCCAAGTTCTATTCACAACAAAAATACAAAAGCAATGTGCAGACCATTGCTATCAACACTGCAGTGAATGATCTCAAGGAGATGAAATTCACAAAAGCTAAGGACAGAATTCATATTCCTCATTTGCATGGTGTCGGAGCCAACAGAAATGTTGGTAAACATGTTTTTGAAGAGAACAAGACCCACATTATGCGGCAGATCGAGGAAAGAGGCA is a genomic window containing:
- a CDS encoding BatD family protein produces the protein MIRVTRLLAISLCMVFFCLALAGNAAAVEIYNGTITTGDGYQLNNFVIDVTDAFPSADSASFYVYENGDEVDSFLINEDDSYEFDFEGDAEVTVTLISVSSGTLPVVRVSVVVNNYRVSNLFESSVVDGGHEYATYSGTPELEIIKSVDKSEVDVGEVVRVTVTVENTGDDDAVDVVFSDPQQAKFILVDNILGDPGKIDVEDGDSPKKIYVYDLKSTEAGTFSLSAVTASFTNEAGLDFDDASSNSPTVIVNAGEDLVNADLEFTTTLDKYTVNRNEDIQGTIIIKNNGDAPATAATVTFIVPDGLEFQSGSDIEVISGVPTIYLESFGVQQEKEFTFTLKAAEVGTYTLSMENSYLFDNGVDAQLEEVASESVTNKIYVVKGEYDYLFEQPIYIYVLPLVIIGAIAGWIYYRHKQYKF
- the nadA gene encoding quinolinate synthase NadA — encoded protein: MQDIQKTIDRILKLKEECNAVILAHNYERGEIQDIADFTGDSLGLSIQATEQEADVIVFCGVHFMAESAAILSPEKTVLLPEIHAGCPMASMVTAKALRTEKKKYPDAAVVCYVNSTADVKAESDICCTSANAVEVVNSLEEDEVLFVPDKNLADYVSRFSDKRIIPWNGYCPTHNQILVTDVLRAKKEHPNAELLAHPECRRDVVDLADKVFSTTGMVDYAKSAGDEFIIATERGIIHRLQKDNPGKKFYNASEFTVCPEMKAIDLNSLLLSLENMQHVITVSEDISAKARISLDRMLEIKRNR
- a CDS encoding aspartate dehydrogenase, with the protein product MLRIGLIGCGTIGSSICKAIDDGTIEAELTAIYDRHIDDVEKLLSTLKSSKPQVIEAAEMVKKVDLLVECASQKAVYEIIPTALHAHCDVMIMSIGAFSDENLYRTIEELARENNCKVYLPSGAIAGIDALKSASAEEIYSVTLTTQKPPGGLAGAPYIIRNNIDLDKITGKMIIFEGPASEAVKEFPSNVNVAATISLAGIGFDKTTVKIVANPALTRNVHEIAVEGSFGKFTTRVENVPSPANPKTSYLASLSAIATLKKLSNPIQTGT
- the nadC gene encoding carboxylating nicotinate-nucleotide diphosphorylase — encoded protein: MYTHEIESFLEEDLGYNDISCKLVPDHDIEAIIFTKEDCTLAGIDVAISFFDYFGIGYSTDCSNGDRISKNDVIFSLIGSSLSILRTERLVLNFLGHLCGIATNTSRCVDIVRRHSNTRVACTRKTTPGLRKYEKIAVIAGGGDSHRFNLTDSIMIKDNHVKMMGVEAAISSAKEKAGFTQKIEVEVESSADALKAVQAGADIIMLDNMAPDDIVKTVDLLKSSLIPEHIIIEVSGGINMDNLEEYAKTGVDVISMGSLIHRSQWIDVSLEITEEKE
- a CDS encoding geranylgeranylglycerol-phosphate geranylgeranyltransferase, translated to MQAYVKLMRSGNCFMAAIAALVGVFIAYNIVSASISPDSYSITFPIFDSLKVFLVVFFVTGAGNAINDYFDIEIDRINKPERPIPSGKIGLKAALCFSLTLFAAGTVIAASINTICGIIALVNSLLLIYYASTLKRTALLGNIAVGYLTGSTFLFGGAVFFEHGGIKGVFVLFVLATMATIAREIVKDIEDIEGDREDGAQTLPIIIGPKKAAYLASLIGLVAVLASPLPYLQSLMTIRYLVLVSVADILFAVAVYEILGKNDPARSSKMFKMAMVFALISFIAGA